The following coding sequences lie in one Zingiber officinale cultivar Zhangliang chromosome 2B, Zo_v1.1, whole genome shotgun sequence genomic window:
- the LOC122045420 gene encoding probable LRR receptor-like serine/threonine-protein kinase At1g74360 — MWREEIRFICCCWLLILVSGQSLDKDKQVLLDLKTHLLDKNRIRQGPYARWNQSDPSPCNWTGIACDHADRRVVRIDLRESNISGDIFANFSLLTELAHLDLSSNTIGGIIPADLSRCSRLTYLNLSNNLIEAGFDLAAITNLVTLDLTRNRLNGSIRHNFPALCSNLVSLNISANRFTGDITGCFDQCAGLKYLDLSSNHFIGQVWHGFASLREFSVSENNLTGEFAFTSSCDLEILDLSANNFSGAFPSSIANCSKLTSLNLWGNEFAGAVPSGIGSLSELEILNLGKNQFDSAIPEELLNCPKLVFLDFSKCNFSGDIQEIFGRFKTVNYLILQGNSYTGGIESSGILALPDLVRLDLSSNLFSGQIPVAITAMPKVKILILANNNFSGNIPPEIGRMTQLQLLDLSYNNLTGEIPRAVGNLTSLLWLMLANNNLSGAIPSAIGNCKSLLWLNLANNRLSGSIPPEITTIGSDPFSTFDSNRREMAGAVAGSGECLAMQRWIPASYPPFNFVYVLMTRSTCRTIWDRLLKGYGIFPICTNSSSRYQSLAISGYLQLSGNQLSGAIPQEIGKMTNLSLIHLDDNNLSGQLPPQISELPLVVLNVSDNMLSGEIPSEIGSLQCLSSLDLSRNNLSGKLPESLNGLSELNKFNVSHNPLLSGEIPITGQLATFEHDSFIGDPLINFAASARGALPPPTSRGIAHGSGRHRRVVAFWVFLGVCSAFLACGVFTSAISILWGRSVAVDPYADPEEFDPEGVLLDGIKRRSDAAGSSSTTTVLSSLAASNCAAVDGAVRVFPLEKGERECAFTYNDIVAATRNFDEQMVVGRGGHGVVYRAVLPGGRQVAVKKLQRNGREEEEEDKGEREFQAEMEVMAGSGHPNLVTLHGWCLTGTTRLLVYEYMEGGTLEEVIEDREGFGWERRLAAATGVARALAFLHHECTPAVVHRDVKASNVLLDGQGNARVTDFGLARAVAAGNSHVSTVVAGTVGYVAPEYGHTWRATTRGDVYSYGVLAMELATGRRALDGGDECLVERVRRAAVAETKEELRLHIVVAQEGEGTRAMLGLLKVGLRCAAEAPQMRPNMREVLEMLLRVGDKSESEGRASSPNWSPNASSPSASSGKSNSERFFSSEAR; from the exons ATGTGGCGAGAGGAAATTAGATTCATATGCTGTTGTTGGCTGCTGATTCTTGTTTCAG GTCAGTCCCTGGACAAGGACAAGCAGGTTCTGCTTGATCTGAAGACCCATCTCCTGGACAAGAATCGCATACGCCAAGGCCCCTACGCTCGCTGGAACCAGTCCGATCCCTCGCCTTGCAACTGGACTGGCATCGCCTGCGACCATGCAGACCGTCGTGTGGTCCGCATCGACCTCAGAGAATCCAACATCTCCGGCGACATCTTCGCGAACTTCTCCCTTCTCACTGAGCTCGCCCACCTCGACCTTTCGTCGAACACCATCGGTGGTATCATCCCTGCCGACCTCAGCAGATGCAGCCGTCTCACCTACCTCAACCTCTCAAACAACCTCATCGAGGCGGGCTTCGACCTCGCCGCCATCACCAATCTGGTCACCCTCGACCTCACGCGCAACCGGCTCAACGGCAGCATCCGCCACAATTTCCCTGCGCTGTGCAGCAATCTGGTCAGCCTCAATATTTCCGCAAACCGCTTTACGGGAGACATCACCGGATGCTTTGACCAGTGCGCCGGCCTCAAGTACCTCGACCTGAGTTCCAACCACTTCATCGGGCAGGTGTGGCATGGCTTCGCCAGCCTCCGGGAGTTCTCCGTCTCCGAGAACAACCTCACCGGAGAATTTGCCTTCACATCCAGCTGCGACCTCGAAATCTTGGACCTTTCGGCCAACAATTTTTCGGGGGCATTTCCGAGCTCCATCGCGAATTGCTCGAAGTTGACATCTTTGAACCTGTGGGGGAATGAGTTCGCCGGGGCTGTTCCCTCCGGCATCGGATCTCTCTCGGAGCTTGAGATACTTAACTTGGGGAAGAATCAGTTCGACTCTGCTATCCCTGAGGAGTTGCTGAATTGCCCCAAATTGGTGTTTCTCGACTTCAGCAAGTGCAACTTCAGCGGCGATATCCAAGAAATCTTCGGCCGGTTCAAGACGGTGAACTATTTGATCCTCCAAGGGAATTCATACACCGGAGGCATCGAATCGTCGGGGATTCTGGCGCTTCCCGACCTCGTCAGACTCGACTTGAGCTCGAATCTCTTCTCGGGCCAAATCCCGGTGGCGATCACGGCAATGCCCAAGGTTAAGATCCTCATTCTTGCGAACAATAACTTCTCCGGTAACATCCCGCCGGAGATTGGAAGGATGACCCAGCTTCAGCTGCTGGATCTGTCGTACAACAATCTCACCGGCGAGATCCCTAGGGCTGTCGGTAATTTGACATCCCTCCTCTGGTTGATGCTGGCAAACAACAACCTTAGCGGTGCGATACCCTCCGCCATAGGCAACTGCAAAAGCTTACTGTGGCTGAACCTCGCCAACAATCGGCTTTCCGGTTCGATTCCTCCTGAGATAACAACGATCGGGAGCGATCCATTCTCGACGTTTGACAGTAATCGCCGGGAGATGGCGGGAGCCGTCGCCGGATCAGGAGAGTGTCTGGCAATGCAACGGTGGATCCCGGCCAGTTATCCTCCTTTCAACTTCGTCTACGTGCTGATGACGAGAAGCACCTGCCGGACTATTTGGGATCGCCTCCTGAAGGGTTACGGGATCTTCCCCATCTGCACCAACTCATCGTCCCGGTATCAAAGCTTAGCCATCTCGGGCTATCTACAGTTGTCCGGCAACCAGTTGTCCGGTGCCATCCCGCAGGAGATCGGGAAGATGACGAACCTAAGCCTGATCCACCTTGATGACAACAATCTCTCTGGCCAACTCCCACCGCAGATAAGTGAGCTGCCTCTCGTCGTCCTCAACGTCTCCGACAACATGTTGTCGGGTGAGATCCCATCGGAGATCGGATCTTTACAGTGCCTCTCTAGTCTGGACCTCTCGCGAAATAATTTATCCGGCAAGCTGCCCGAGAGTCTGAATGGTCTCTCCGAGCTGAACAAGTTCAACGTCTCCCACAATCCTCTCCTCTCCGGCGAGATTCCTATCACCGGCCAGCTTGCAACCTTTGAACATGACTCCTTCATCGGCGATCCCCTCATTAACTTTGCCGCATCGGCCCGCGGAGCGCTGCCGCCACCCACTAGCCGTGGTATTGCCCATGGAAGTGGCCGACATCGGAGGGTGGTTGCATTTTGGGTATTCCTTGGGGTCTGCTCAGCCTTCCTCGCGTGTGGCGTCTTCACCTCAGCGATCTCCATTTTATGGGGAAGAAGTGTGGCGGTAGACCCATATGCTGATCCGGAGGAGTTCGACCCGGAAGGAGTTCTATTGGATGGCATCAAACGCCGGAGTGATGCGGCCGGATCATCGTCAACCACAACTGTCTTATCTTCGTTGGCGGCGTCAAATTGCGCCGCTGTCGACGGTGCGGTTAGGGTGTTCCCACTGGAAAAAGGCGAAAGGGAATGCGCGTTCACTTACAATGACATAGTAGCAGCGACAAGGAATTTCGACGAGCAGATGGTGGTCGGGCGAGGTGGGCACGGGGTGGTGTACCGTGCGGTGCTGCCAGGGGGGCGACAAGTGGCAGTGAAGAAATTGCAACGAAACgggagggaggaggaggaggaggacaaaGGGGAGCGGGAGTTCCAAGCAGAGATGGAGGTGATGGCAGGGAGCGGCCACCCAAACCTGGTGACGTTGCACGGGTGGTGCCTGACGGGAACGACGCGACTGCTGGTGTACGAGTACATGGAAGGAGGAACCCTGGAAGAAGTGATCGAAGACCGGGAAGGGTTCGGGTGGGAGCGGCGGCTGGCGGCCGCGACGGGTGTAGCACGGGCGCTGGCATTTCTACACCACGAGTGCACACCGGCAGTGGTGCACCGGGACGTGAAGGCGAGCAACGTGCTGCTGGATGGGCAAGGGAACGCGCGGGTGACCGACTTCGGGCTGGCGCGCGCCGTGGCGGCGGGGAATAGCCACGTGAGCACAGTGGTGGCGGGGACGGTCGGGTACGTGGCGCCGGAGTACGGGCACACGTGGAGGGCGACCACACGGGGGGATGTATACAGCTACGGCGTGCTAGCAATGGAGCTGGCGACGGGCCGACGGGCACTGGATGGTGGGGACGAATGTCTGGTCGAGAGGGTGCGGCGGGCGGCGGTGGCGGAGACAAAGGAGGAACTAAGGCTGCACATCGTAGTGGCGCAAGAGGGCGAGGGCACCAGGGCGATGTTGGGCCTCCTGAAGGTTGGGCTTCGATGCGCAGCCGAGGCACCGCAGATGAGACCGAACATGAGGGAGGTGCTAGAGATGCTGCTGAGGGTAGGAGACAAAAGTGAAAGCGAGGGCCGTGCTTCTTCTCCAAATTGGTCCCCCAATGCATCCTCCCCCTCTGCATCATCAGGGAAAAGCAATTCGGAGAGATTCTTTTCATCGGAAGCAAgatag